A genome region from Nitrospira sp. includes the following:
- a CDS encoding GNAT family N-acetyltransferase yields MSERSSGPHASISTSELSIVSDPWLATIMARDVHRVTGVWTVRQEHDTLREIRRLLSRPGFVFARIATHEVGTSHRLEECGLRLVDTALTLEAQPLPSVKTVGGRVRFAVSADEATVLDIARHSFRYSRFHLDPDIPRSLADEVKAQWARNFFSRQRGDYMVIAEHEGRVVGFLQAISAADQALCIDLIAVHPDHRGLGLAGEMIRFASRECERPRALRVGTQSANIPSLMLYHKLGFRVAASHHVFHSHGPL; encoded by the coding sequence ATGTCTGAACGGTCTTCAGGTCCCCATGCGTCGATTTCCACGTCAGAGCTCTCGATCGTGTCGGATCCATGGCTGGCGACGATCATGGCCCGCGACGTTCACCGTGTGACCGGGGTGTGGACGGTGCGGCAGGAGCACGATACGCTTCGGGAGATTCGAAGGCTGCTCAGCCGTCCAGGATTTGTGTTTGCGCGGATTGCCACACACGAAGTGGGCACGAGTCATCGGCTGGAGGAATGCGGGCTCCGGCTCGTCGATACCGCTCTCACGCTGGAGGCCCAACCACTTCCTAGTGTCAAGACGGTGGGGGGGCGGGTACGGTTCGCAGTATCGGCGGATGAGGCGACGGTACTTGATATTGCCCGGCACAGCTTTCGCTATTCCCGATTTCATTTGGACCCCGATATTCCTCGATCTCTGGCCGATGAGGTCAAAGCGCAGTGGGCTAGAAATTTTTTTAGTCGGCAACGAGGGGATTACATGGTGATCGCCGAACACGAAGGGCGAGTCGTGGGGTTTCTTCAAGCGATCAGTGCGGCAGATCAGGCGCTCTGCATCGATCTGATTGCCGTCCATCCTGACCATCGTGGACTGGGACTGGCTGGCGAAATGATCCGATTCGCATCCAGGGAATGCGAGCGTCCCCGTGCGCTTCGAGTTGGCACGCAAAGCGCCAATATTCCTTCGCTCATGCTGTATCACAAGCTTGGATTCCGCGTTGCGGCCAGCCATCACGTATTCCACTCCCACGGTCCCCTGTAG
- a CDS encoding N-acetyl sugar amidotransferase, whose amino-acid sequence MVYCTTCVLPDTRPNLTLGQDGVCIACRTHGRKSEIDWDSRARAFDRLVVEVKAASHGYDCVIPVSGGKDSTWQVIRCLEAGLTPLAVTWKTPARTLIGQQNLDNLVALGVDHIDYQINPKVEGRFMLRALERFGSTAIPMHLALFNIPLRVAVKFGIRLIVWGENSAFEYGSASHAHTGVKLDDEWYRTYGVTHGTTAADWVGEDFTEKELAGYVGPNPDELERSGTHAVFLGWYFPWDPQKSLAVARAHGFQSRSSGARTGYYDFADIDDDFISIHHWLKWYKFGFTRLFDNLSLEIRNGRLTREQAVAIIRERGDQTPHEDIAKFCRFVGIEQAQFWKICETFRNRAIWTRGESGTWRIPNFLIQDWTWT is encoded by the coding sequence ATGGTGTATTGCACCACATGTGTGTTGCCTGATACCCGGCCTAACCTCACGCTCGGTCAGGATGGGGTATGTATTGCCTGCCGGACGCATGGCCGCAAAAGCGAAATTGATTGGGACAGTCGCGCACGTGCCTTTGATCGACTGGTGGTAGAGGTGAAGGCCGCCAGCCACGGGTATGATTGCGTGATTCCTGTCAGTGGCGGGAAGGATAGCACCTGGCAGGTCATACGGTGTCTTGAGGCCGGGTTGACGCCGCTCGCGGTCACCTGGAAGACTCCGGCGCGTACGCTGATCGGACAGCAGAACCTTGACAACCTCGTGGCCCTCGGCGTGGACCACATTGACTATCAGATCAACCCAAAAGTTGAGGGCCGGTTTATGCTGCGAGCGTTGGAACGGTTCGGCAGTACGGCCATTCCGATGCATCTGGCGTTGTTCAACATTCCGCTTAGAGTCGCCGTGAAATTTGGGATTCGGCTGATCGTGTGGGGAGAAAACTCGGCCTTTGAGTATGGGAGTGCGAGCCACGCGCATACCGGGGTCAAATTGGATGACGAGTGGTATCGCACCTATGGCGTGACCCACGGCACCACCGCGGCCGATTGGGTAGGGGAAGATTTCACGGAGAAGGAGCTGGCGGGTTACGTGGGGCCCAATCCCGATGAGTTGGAGAGAAGCGGAACGCACGCAGTGTTTCTCGGATGGTATTTCCCCTGGGATCCACAGAAAAGTCTTGCCGTGGCTCGCGCGCATGGTTTTCAGTCACGATCCTCCGGAGCACGGACGGGCTACTATGATTTTGCCGACATCGACGATGACTTCATCTCGATCCATCACTGGCTAAAGTGGTATAAGTTTGGATTTACGCGGCTCTTTGACAATTTGTCGCTGGAGATTCGAAACGGACGACTTACCCGCGAGCAGGCGGTGGCGATCATCCGTGAGCGCGGGGATCAGACACCCCACGAGGACATCGCCAAATTTTGTCGTTTCGTCGGTATTGAGCAGGCTCAGTTCTGGAAGATTTGCGAAACTTTTCGCAATCGGGCCATCTGGACGCGAGGGGAATCCGGAACCTGGCGTATACCGAACTTCTTGATTCAAGACTGGACCTGGACATGA
- a CDS encoding class I SAM-dependent methyltransferase — translation MMQPTLRCPCNLTYCQTVFRYDTPPSGEMRFDIGAQMYQRSYLRCALCRHWYSDNHLDLSSLYTRAYVDATYGDRFQATFRRILALPPECSDNTARVARVLEFMRAFPVAGRSPTLLDIGSGLGVFPYRMKEAGWDCTVLDPDTRAVQHAETEVGVRAFLGDFLAVNPEQVGVFDLITLNKVLEHVVDPVCMLERAAGFLRPQGHVYIELPDGEVASHHGPQREEFFIEHHHVFSVESLSMLAERAGFLTLSVERLHEPSGKFTLCAFLAPKSVSPTAP, via the coding sequence ATGATGCAGCCCACCTTGCGATGTCCGTGCAATTTGACCTACTGCCAAACGGTCTTTCGTTATGACACGCCGCCATCTGGGGAGATGCGCTTCGATATAGGCGCACAAATGTATCAGCGGTCCTATCTCCGCTGCGCGCTCTGCCGGCACTGGTACTCGGACAATCATCTCGATCTCTCGAGTCTCTACACGCGTGCCTATGTCGATGCCACCTACGGTGACAGGTTTCAAGCGACGTTTCGGCGAATCTTGGCCCTACCTCCAGAGTGTTCCGACAACACTGCGCGCGTAGCTAGAGTGCTGGAATTTATGCGGGCCTTCCCGGTGGCCGGCAGGTCACCCACCCTTCTCGACATCGGTTCGGGGCTCGGGGTCTTCCCGTATCGCATGAAGGAAGCCGGATGGGACTGTACCGTTCTTGATCCCGATACCCGCGCGGTGCAGCATGCCGAAACTGAGGTTGGTGTACGAGCCTTCTTGGGAGATTTTCTCGCAGTCAATCCTGAACAGGTCGGAGTGTTTGATCTGATTACCTTGAATAAAGTGCTGGAGCATGTGGTTGATCCGGTGTGTATGTTGGAACGGGCTGCCGGGTTCCTTAGGCCTCAGGGGCATGTGTATATCGAGCTCCCCGACGGAGAGGTTGCGTCACATCATGGCCCGCAGCGTGAAGAATTTTTCATCGAGCATCACCATGTGTTCAGTGTCGAATCACTCAGCATGCTGGCTGAGCGAGCTGGATTCCTGACGCTATCTGTCGAACGTCTGCATGAGCCCAGCGGGAAGTTTACGTTGTGCGCATTTCTTGCGCCGAAATCTGTTTCGCCGACGGCCCCGTGA
- a CDS encoding ABC transporter ATP-binding protein, with amino-acid sequence MAGMMPLFGVRWSAAASWLSTIRSLVAYAVLKFPLLVVCVMLSLISVATELAAMTSLVPLTELAVGHSIPSTSKWVSVPQWLGYAPAIEFYLAVFLILIGSRLVTSFASSALVSYLTRQMIAHFSSEAFTTFVNTLAFEELQERSVGYFINLAGDEANRASQVITALLRLIPVAVLGVLYFSALVYQSWWVAMGVLGFLALSLLSLAQTFRKVHELGARQQQESRDLNSHFLDALNSLRTVRSYTAEDFVSQKYKRMIYGYAKTCFRVDALSLLSSFVPALLLVLVSGAAILWVIDASTVSAHVPLIMVAVVLLLRFFPVAGQAIDIFLRLVADLRAGDDLRRVLHDVSSRPVLVPAPEETTIPQAIRHIRFKNVSFGYSRNAPVLREFTVSFEAGNNYAVLGPSGVGKSTFVDVLLKFYAFQSGHIAVNDVDLSRVPTQWLREHVRVVEQHARLFNDTIFNNVAFGADVTLNAVREACQVTCIDADIDRLPDGFNTLVTYQGSNLSGGQRQRLAIARALVRNPDVLILDESVNALDVPLRRQLLASILEAYRERIVICITHDPAVSEQFERVLEFAQLRAEPQPLTF; translated from the coding sequence ATGGCAGGAATGATGCCGCTGTTCGGTGTTCGCTGGAGCGCAGCCGCGTCGTGGCTGTCGACTATTCGTTCGCTGGTGGCGTATGCAGTTTTGAAATTTCCGCTGCTCGTTGTCTGTGTCATGCTGTCCCTGATCTCGGTCGCGACGGAGCTGGCGGCCATGACGAGTCTGGTCCCGTTAACGGAATTGGCGGTAGGGCATAGCATTCCCTCGACCAGTAAATGGGTGAGTGTTCCGCAGTGGCTTGGGTATGCTCCAGCTATCGAGTTTTATCTGGCTGTGTTTTTGATACTCATCGGATCGCGTTTGGTGACGTCCTTTGCTTCGAGTGCGCTCGTGTCCTATCTCACGCGGCAAATGATCGCACATTTCTCATCCGAAGCGTTCACAACGTTTGTGAATACGCTCGCTTTCGAGGAGCTTCAGGAGCGTAGCGTGGGGTATTTCATTAACCTGGCCGGCGACGAGGCGAACCGGGCGAGTCAGGTCATCACGGCGTTGCTCCGTCTTATTCCGGTGGCGGTGCTCGGTGTGCTCTATTTTTCAGCCCTTGTCTATCAGTCGTGGTGGGTTGCGATGGGAGTGCTGGGATTTTTAGCGTTGTCCTTGCTGTCTTTAGCGCAAACGTTTCGGAAAGTACATGAACTGGGAGCACGGCAGCAACAAGAGTCTCGGGATCTCAATTCGCACTTTCTTGACGCACTCAATTCGTTGAGGACCGTTCGCAGTTATACGGCTGAAGATTTCGTCAGCCAGAAGTATAAACGGATGATTTATGGATACGCGAAGACCTGTTTTCGTGTCGATGCGCTTTCCCTATTGTCGAGTTTCGTGCCGGCGCTGCTTCTCGTGCTGGTAAGCGGAGCGGCGATTCTGTGGGTGATCGATGCGTCGACAGTCTCGGCCCATGTTCCCCTGATCATGGTGGCGGTCGTGCTTTTGTTGCGATTTTTCCCGGTGGCCGGACAGGCTATCGATATTTTTCTGCGTCTGGTGGCAGATCTTCGCGCAGGGGATGATCTGAGACGAGTTCTTCACGATGTGTCTTCACGGCCCGTGTTGGTGCCTGCCCCGGAGGAGACCACGATCCCTCAGGCCATTCGCCATATCAGATTCAAGAATGTCTCCTTCGGATATTCTCGGAATGCCCCGGTGTTGAGGGAATTTACGGTTTCATTCGAGGCCGGCAACAACTATGCGGTGTTGGGTCCTTCCGGGGTTGGCAAATCAACGTTTGTCGATGTGTTGCTGAAGTTTTACGCTTTTCAAAGTGGGCACATTGCCGTGAACGATGTAGATCTTTCCAGAGTGCCTACGCAATGGCTCCGGGAGCACGTTCGGGTTGTGGAGCAGCATGCCCGTCTCTTCAACGATACGATATTTAACAACGTCGCCTTCGGTGCCGATGTCACGTTGAATGCGGTGCGAGAGGCCTGTCAGGTTACGTGCATCGACGCTGACATTGACCGACTTCCGGATGGATTTAATACTCTGGTGACCTATCAGGGGAGCAATCTTTCTGGGGGACAACGGCAGCGATTGGCGATTGCCCGGGCATTGGTTCGAAATCCCGACGTACTGATTTTGGATGAAAGCGTCAACGCATTAGATGTGCCTCTTCGCCGTCAATTATTAGCGAGTATTCTTGAAGCCTACCGGGAGCGTATCGTGATTTGCATTACTCATGATCCGGCGGTGTCAGAACAGTTTGAGCGGGTCCTCGAGTTTGCCCAGCTCCGTGCGGAGCCTCAGCCGCTCACGTTCTGA
- a CDS encoding FkbM family methyltransferase yields MSQSKEQTALKPILERLLGDQRLIIADAGAAYGLPAHLQLLAPVSLLCLFEPHPTRAEELRQLLGVDARVFQTALSRQGGERTLYVTNVPTGSSLLRPGSDAALRLTEQAYFFPVEEQRVHTRRLEDVLDEGGIPRLDFLKADVQGAELEILQGLGASRGRTLLGAELEVGFPGGYIGQPGFGDIDQFLRDLGLELLDVRLARIHRFVSGSYRYLSENVFGVHADSASLSKRVWEADVLYCVKPTTLLESGDALGVRRLAVLYCAYGFYTEAYHLFDQAGQAALFPSGEATRLKDDVIRLHRRARFSVFQSVMWQRLTNPFRRLGVRVRNKLCGPQVGKWQE; encoded by the coding sequence GTGAGTCAATCTAAGGAGCAGACGGCACTTAAGCCGATCCTTGAACGATTGCTCGGCGACCAGCGCTTGATCATTGCGGATGCCGGCGCAGCGTATGGGTTACCGGCCCATCTGCAGCTGCTGGCCCCTGTGTCTCTCCTCTGTCTTTTCGAACCGCATCCCACGCGAGCAGAAGAACTTCGTCAGCTCCTCGGTGTCGACGCCCGGGTCTTCCAGACAGCGCTGTCACGTCAAGGTGGCGAGCGGACGCTGTATGTGACGAATGTCCCGACGGGAAGTTCCCTGTTGCGGCCGGGGTCTGATGCCGCCCTCAGACTGACCGAACAGGCCTACTTCTTTCCCGTTGAGGAGCAACGGGTTCACACGCGTCGTCTTGAGGATGTGCTCGACGAAGGTGGAATCCCACGCTTGGATTTCTTAAAGGCTGACGTTCAAGGCGCGGAGTTGGAAATTCTTCAGGGACTCGGTGCCTCGCGGGGCCGAACACTGCTGGGGGCTGAACTGGAGGTCGGATTTCCGGGTGGGTATATCGGACAGCCTGGGTTTGGGGACATCGATCAGTTTTTGCGTGATCTTGGTCTCGAATTACTGGACGTGCGTTTGGCCCGCATTCACCGGTTCGTTTCTGGAAGCTACCGCTATCTTTCGGAGAACGTATTCGGTGTCCACGCTGACTCCGCATCGCTTAGTAAGCGGGTCTGGGAGGCCGACGTACTCTACTGTGTGAAACCGACGACACTCTTGGAATCCGGCGATGCACTTGGAGTTCGTCGTCTGGCTGTGCTCTACTGCGCGTACGGATTCTATACCGAAGCGTATCATCTGTTCGATCAAGCCGGTCAGGCAGCGCTGTTTCCTTCCGGCGAAGCCACGCGGCTGAAAGATGATGTTATTCGGCTTCACCGAAGGGCTCGATTTAGTGTGTTTCAGTCAGTCATGTGGCAGCGCCTCACGAATCCATTCCGCCGGTTAGGGGTTCGCGTGCGAAACAAATTATGCGGGCCTCAAGTAGGGAAATGGCAGGAATGA
- a CDS encoding phytanoyl-CoA dioxygenase family protein translates to MVTLPKSEMAAFPRVDYSAHPAYASTEYLCSLDDDRIDREVAGIDTAFRDLLMQADGKTEDVDVRFGEVVGRRIDVLQAYALGSGGLTGRIADYTVRAIEVAKQSLLDEWKFKVWSHSARYQPVLTPAEEGKLEVLKTDGVVCLDSREDVVAGLWEKMWWERKLLRQQAARLPWGRCAMALDLHSPAAQLLQSALQRSRVFELAGAYSGCRMELLYAALDHAHERQAWYKGCYADVGIDTTATAYMHLDADCDIVKVMLYLTDVEPENGAFRFVRGSHRWVRSPFLIALYKGFDCEQDAYFERAQNGLDYEGGYYRPRFHLASHRQELMCLPSSFRGSTHFGDDVIDGSPMSKRLLTDEHVFTGRAGTVVLFHGAAGIHRGSQVSRGERWAIQIALRASGAKVPRPYRSAKDGLARLRYYIRRLRHTLTVTSEVA, encoded by the coding sequence ATGGTCACACTACCTAAGTCAGAGATGGCAGCATTCCCGCGTGTCGACTATTCCGCACACCCTGCTTACGCCTCGACAGAGTACCTCTGCTCGCTCGATGATGATCGAATAGACAGGGAGGTAGCGGGGATCGATACGGCGTTTCGTGATTTACTGATGCAGGCTGACGGCAAGACGGAAGACGTGGACGTCCGATTCGGCGAGGTAGTTGGGCGCCGGATTGACGTATTGCAGGCCTATGCGCTCGGCTCAGGTGGCCTGACCGGCCGGATCGCGGACTATACGGTCCGAGCCATAGAGGTCGCGAAACAGTCACTGTTAGATGAGTGGAAATTCAAGGTCTGGAGTCATTCTGCCCGGTATCAGCCGGTACTTACCCCGGCGGAAGAGGGGAAGCTGGAGGTTCTCAAGACCGATGGCGTGGTATGCCTTGACTCCAGGGAAGATGTGGTGGCAGGCCTGTGGGAGAAGATGTGGTGGGAGCGTAAGTTATTGAGGCAACAAGCCGCTAGGTTGCCATGGGGGCGTTGCGCGATGGCGCTCGATCTGCACTCGCCAGCCGCACAGTTGCTTCAGTCGGCCTTACAACGCTCGCGAGTGTTCGAGCTCGCCGGCGCGTATTCGGGGTGTCGTATGGAGCTTCTTTATGCAGCCCTGGATCACGCGCATGAACGGCAAGCGTGGTACAAGGGGTGTTACGCCGATGTCGGCATCGACACCACCGCCACTGCCTATATGCACCTGGATGCGGATTGCGATATTGTGAAGGTCATGCTGTATCTCACCGACGTGGAGCCTGAGAATGGGGCATTTCGATTCGTACGTGGGAGTCACCGGTGGGTGCGGTCGCCTTTTCTGATTGCCTTGTACAAGGGATTTGACTGTGAGCAGGACGCCTATTTTGAGCGAGCGCAGAATGGACTCGACTATGAGGGAGGGTACTATCGACCTCGCTTCCATTTGGCATCCCATCGCCAAGAGTTGATGTGTCTCCCGAGCAGTTTTCGGGGCTCGACTCATTTTGGCGACGATGTGATCGATGGCTCTCCGATGTCCAAACGGTTGCTGACAGACGAGCATGTGTTCACGGGGCGTGCGGGAACTGTCGTGCTGTTCCATGGCGCCGCCGGAATCCATCGTGGATCGCAGGTGTCTCGGGGTGAGCGCTGGGCGATACAGATCGCGCTTCGCGCATCGGGAGCGAAAGTGCCACGTCCGTATCGCTCGGCAAAGGACGGCCTTGCTCGGCTTCGATACTATATCCGACGATTGAGGCATACCTTGACTGTAACTTCCGAGGTCGCCTGA
- a CDS encoding Gfo/Idh/MocA family oxidoreductase — protein MAKLRVAVIGLGVGEKHAEAIAGIPECELAVICDTNPTRLAAVAERFPGVLAVQSDTDVLDDPAIDLVCIASYDDSHFSQTMRALEQGKHVFVEKPFVLHEEEAVLVREQLRRYPNLRLSSNLVLRRSPRFLDLRQRIIAGDFGALYHLEAEYNYGRLEKIIEGWRGKLPFYSAVHGGGVHVADLLMWLARDRIVEVSAVGNAVASKGSGFGNFDNVVSVLRFARGAVGKLGVNFGCRLPHFHAVAVYGTKATFLNGREQAWLYTTPDPHVPPLVLDTAYPGVHKGALIASFVKAIQGTGEADVSEDDVFSSLSVCFAIERSAHSGLPVKVHYV, from the coding sequence ATGGCGAAGTTGAGAGTTGCGGTAATCGGCCTCGGTGTCGGGGAAAAGCATGCGGAAGCGATTGCCGGCATACCTGAGTGTGAGCTAGCCGTCATCTGTGACACGAACCCGACGAGACTTGCGGCGGTAGCCGAAAGGTTTCCCGGTGTCTTGGCGGTGCAGTCCGATACCGACGTCCTTGATGATCCTGCCATTGATCTGGTCTGCATTGCCAGTTACGATGACAGTCATTTCTCTCAAACGATGCGGGCCTTGGAGCAAGGCAAGCATGTATTCGTCGAGAAACCCTTTGTGCTCCACGAAGAAGAAGCGGTGCTCGTTCGAGAGCAGTTGCGGAGGTATCCGAACCTTCGCTTGTCCTCGAATTTGGTCTTGCGACGATCCCCGCGGTTTTTGGACCTCCGACAGCGAATCATTGCCGGCGATTTCGGCGCGCTCTACCATTTGGAGGCCGAGTACAACTATGGTCGTCTAGAAAAGATTATCGAGGGGTGGCGAGGGAAGTTGCCTTTTTATTCCGCCGTTCATGGCGGCGGCGTACATGTTGCCGACCTCCTCATGTGGCTTGCGCGCGATCGGATTGTCGAGGTGTCGGCGGTAGGGAATGCGGTGGCGAGCAAGGGATCAGGGTTTGGAAATTTCGACAACGTGGTATCGGTACTGCGTTTTGCACGCGGTGCGGTGGGAAAACTCGGCGTCAATTTCGGCTGTCGCCTGCCGCACTTCCACGCGGTGGCCGTATATGGAACGAAAGCCACGTTTTTGAACGGACGGGAACAGGCCTGGCTCTATACCACTCCGGATCCTCATGTTCCCCCCCTCGTGCTGGACACGGCCTACCCTGGCGTGCACAAAGGCGCGCTCATTGCCAGCTTTGTGAAAGCTATCCAGGGAACAGGCGAGGCGGATGTGAGTGAGGACGATGTCTTTTCCTCGCTCTCGGTATGTTTTGCGATCGAACGGAGCGCCCACTCCGGTCTCCCGGTGAAAGTGCACTATGTCTGA
- the asnB gene encoding asparagine synthase (glutamine-hydrolyzing), with product MCGIAGFIGTRRISDESSRQCLDLMRRRGPDASGMHRFMTPTGQHVLLMHSRLSIIDLDARSNQPFNVDRSWMVLNGELYNYLEIKQRLAEVGVAFLTRSDTEVFLTALCRDGWGMLDQAEGMWALAVYDEERCELTLSRDRFGEKPLYVVRAPEGLYFGSEPKFLFALMGRTLPVNRHHVRRYLVNGYKALYKSTDRFFIGLEEVPPAGVLRIGLGGKETQTLYWQPAYRPDDAMSYAEAVSGVRSRIIESMRLRLRSDVPAAFLMSGGVDSNVLIGIAKRVFGYDVHGFTILTEDERYDESDMLDRSIAALGVRHTGLRADPTDYLDNMKVLVDYHDAPISTISHYVQWLLMRDVHAQGYKICFSGVGADELVSGYYDHYLMHLAEIRHEPEYASTRKAWEQYVQPLVRNPYLRDPDLFVATPEFRGHIFLNNDEFSEYLTEPFSEPFAESHYSDSLLRNRMMNEMFVEATRVILHETDLNAMYFSIENRSPYLDRALFEFCYSIPNRYLSRDGYNKAVLRDAARGLAPDCVLDERRKVGFNAPIHAFLDINDPVVVGRLMEDSPVFDLLKRNKVRELLRKPRLANSESKFLFYFVNAKVFLETCAG from the coding sequence ATGTGCGGGATAGCTGGGTTTATCGGGACGCGACGTATTTCCGATGAGTCGTCCCGCCAGTGCCTCGATCTGATGCGACGCCGGGGCCCCGATGCCTCGGGCATGCATCGTTTTATGACACCCACGGGACAGCATGTCCTATTGATGCATAGTCGACTTTCGATCATCGATCTGGATGCCCGCTCCAATCAACCATTCAACGTGGATCGCTCCTGGATGGTACTCAATGGAGAACTGTACAACTACCTTGAAATCAAGCAACGCCTTGCAGAGGTAGGGGTTGCCTTTCTCACGCGATCCGATACAGAAGTCTTTCTCACGGCTCTTTGCCGCGACGGATGGGGGATGCTCGATCAGGCCGAGGGGATGTGGGCGTTGGCGGTCTATGATGAGGAGCGCTGCGAGCTGACCTTATCGCGTGACCGATTTGGGGAAAAGCCGTTGTATGTGGTACGGGCACCGGAGGGCCTGTATTTCGGTTCCGAGCCTAAGTTTCTCTTTGCTCTCATGGGGAGAACGCTGCCGGTCAATCGACACCACGTCCGTCGGTATCTCGTAAACGGATACAAGGCGCTGTACAAGTCCACTGACCGATTTTTTATCGGACTCGAGGAAGTGCCGCCGGCCGGCGTGCTTAGAATAGGCCTCGGGGGTAAAGAGACGCAGACCCTCTATTGGCAGCCGGCCTATCGGCCGGACGACGCGATGTCCTATGCGGAGGCTGTGTCGGGCGTGCGCTCGAGGATCATTGAGTCGATGAGACTGCGCTTGCGCAGCGACGTGCCAGCCGCGTTTTTAATGAGTGGCGGGGTAGATTCGAACGTGCTGATCGGGATTGCCAAGCGGGTGTTCGGGTACGACGTCCACGGGTTTACGATTTTGACGGAAGATGAACGCTATGATGAGAGCGACATGCTCGATCGGTCGATCGCTGCATTGGGCGTCCGGCATACGGGCCTGAGAGCCGACCCTACTGACTATTTGGACAACATGAAGGTCCTGGTGGACTACCATGACGCTCCCATCTCAACCATCAGCCACTACGTGCAATGGCTGCTGATGCGCGACGTGCACGCGCAGGGATACAAGATTTGTTTCAGCGGGGTCGGCGCAGATGAGTTGGTGAGTGGGTATTATGATCACTACTTGATGCATCTCGCGGAGATTCGCCATGAGCCGGAATACGCGTCGACGCGCAAGGCATGGGAGCAGTATGTCCAGCCGCTAGTGAGAAATCCTTACTTGAGAGATCCCGATTTGTTTGTCGCGACTCCTGAATTTCGGGGTCATATTTTTCTGAACAACGACGAATTTTCAGAATATCTGACGGAACCGTTCTCCGAGCCGTTCGCGGAATCTCACTATTCTGACTCGTTGCTTCGAAATCGTATGATGAACGAGATGTTTGTGGAGGCCACCCGCGTCATCCTACATGAGACAGATCTCAATGCCATGTACTTTTCCATCGAAAACCGATCTCCCTATTTAGATCGCGCGCTGTTCGAATTCTGCTATTCGATACCCAATCGGTATCTCAGTCGAGACGGCTATAACAAAGCTGTCTTACGTGACGCAGCACGAGGGCTTGCCCCGGACTGTGTGCTGGATGAACGGCGAAAAGTCGGCTTCAACGCCCCGATCCATGCATTTCTGGACATTAACGATCCGGTCGTGGTGGGGCGGTTGATGGAAGACAGTCCGGTGTTCGATCTGCTCAAGCGGAACAAGGTACGAGAGCTACTCCGCAAGCCTCGGTTGGCCAACAGTGAAAGCAAATTTCTATTCTATTTTGTAAATGCCAAGGTGTTCCTTGAAACCTGTGCCGGCTAA
- a CDS encoding polysaccharide deacetylase family protein yields the protein MNYSSRIADGHIAIFLFHGVTLPVDCAIRNYTRKHIEREYFITVVRQMKQVGTPVGMNDILHHLETGGPLPPRPFAVTFDDGFRNNLSVAAPVLVDEQVPTTFYITTDFVERNTMSWIDRVEFAVEQRTHAELQLPWGAREFRGDEERRRFLTEVRRIVKNNLLIDGEQLATEIQQQLGVGVTHSSSHPLDQKLDWSEVRALAAEPLFTVGGHGHSHAVLESLSGQELDRELDMGMQLLREKAAVQGPHYSYPEGMANCYSYRIIQALKGRGVRCCPSAIDGVNDSASDLFHLKRVMVV from the coding sequence ATGAACTACTCGTCGAGAATCGCGGACGGTCATATTGCCATCTTTCTGTTTCATGGCGTGACGCTTCCGGTTGATTGTGCCATACGGAACTACACCAGGAAACATATCGAGCGTGAATACTTTATCACCGTGGTCAGGCAGATGAAGCAGGTGGGGACGCCGGTGGGTATGAATGACATACTCCATCACCTAGAGACGGGAGGCCCCCTCCCACCACGACCGTTTGCAGTGACGTTCGATGATGGTTTTCGAAACAATTTATCGGTAGCGGCTCCAGTGCTTGTAGATGAGCAGGTGCCCACGACATTCTACATTACTACCGACTTTGTTGAACGCAACACTATGTCCTGGATTGACCGAGTCGAGTTCGCTGTGGAACAGCGAACTCACGCTGAGCTTCAGCTTCCGTGGGGGGCTCGAGAGTTTCGCGGAGATGAAGAGCGCCGACGTTTCCTGACTGAGGTTCGGCGTATCGTCAAGAATAACTTACTGATCGACGGGGAGCAGCTTGCGACCGAGATACAGCAACAATTGGGAGTAGGGGTCACTCATTCCAGTTCTCATCCGTTGGATCAAAAACTGGATTGGAGCGAAGTCAGGGCACTGGCGGCTGAGCCGTTATTTACTGTCGGAGGGCACGGGCACTCACACGCCGTCCTCGAATCTCTTTCTGGGCAGGAGCTGGATCGAGAGCTGGATATGGGTATGCAATTGTTGAGAGAGAAGGCCGCCGTGCAGGGGCCGCATTACTCGTACCCAGAAGGAATGGCGAACTGCTACTCTTACCGGATTATTCAGGCTTTGAAGGGTAGAGGGGTGCGCTGTTGTCCAAGTGCGATTGATGGCGTCAATGATTCGGCCTCCGATCTATTTCATTTGAAACGGGTGATGGTTGTCTGA